The sequence TCAGGTTTTAAACTCCCCGGTTAATCCCGAAATATTGACCTCACACGACCGCAATATTGGCGTGCTCTATATCCCAAAAGGGCTTGAAAAGAGTCTGAAAACAGGTGATAGCACAGTGCGTTTGGGCTACTTTGCTGACTACAGCAACTCAGCGCAAAATGCCGAAGTGCTGCAAAATCTTCATGAATATATCCCCGAGCTGGGAGCTGAGATTGGTGCCGCGCGTATATCTTCGTTAGGACTTGGCGAGGCGCAGCTAGAAGCGGCGTTAAGTCCAATGTTGCTGAAAAGTCGCAATCTTTTTAACCCGACCAGCTCCGCGACTAACTCGACCAGCATCGCTTTTGTCTACTTTTTCTCCTCACTCTTTTATGGTCTGGCGACACTGATGGTCATCGGAAGGTTGAAAGTCACCGGGGCTTGGGGCAATGCCATTTTTAACCGAGGCCCGCTGGCACTGATGTGCCGCATGGTTCCCTATGCCCTCTTTTACACCACCGGCATTACCCTCGTGAGCGCCTTATTAGTTGTTTTTGGTCAACTACGATTTGAGGGCAACTATTTTGCCTATGTGCCGACGATCTTCATGACCGGGCTAGCTTTTGGCTGGCTGGCGTTGATTTTGTCTTGGAAGACTCAAAATCCGGGGGAAGGTGCTAGTCTCATGACTTTCCTAGTGCCGCCGGGCTTTATTATGGGCGGAGCCACCATGGCGGTGGGTTTTATGCCCCTATGGGCCTACTACATGAGCTACGCCTTCCCACTGGTTTGGCAATATCGATTTTATCGCGATTTCGCCATGCGAGGGCAGACTCTTGCCGAGATGCTCCCAACCTATGGTGCTTACTTGATCTTTTTGACGGTCATCGCTTTTGTGCTGGTGCTACTCTACTACCGCACGAAAAAACAGGTTGAAGCCGTTAACTGACCGTGTTCAGGTTGAGCAAATACACAGATATTTTAATGATGTCATCTCTAGGTTCTGTCCATGCGCCACCAACGACGGCTTAATGTGACAGAGCCTATGATGCTTCATTCATACCATTAGAAAGTATTTACTGTCACTGATGCTCCTCATTTAATGACAATTCCATAATAAACAATCCGTAAGAAATATGAAAATATAATGGTATTGATTCTATTTTTACTAGGAAATAATAGTTTTTTATACGTAACTATTTACTTATCATTGAGGATAAATAAAAAAACACGTAGCCTATTTCGTTTTATTCCATGGCGTGTTTTTTGAATTTATTAAAACCCATCGACAATACCAAGATTGGATGCCTATATTTATACGAAGGTGTTAATTATTAATATCCTTCCCCCTATGTATCCCCCTACTGTCATTAACCATGTTAATAACTTAAATTAGCCGAAACATCATTTTATTAGCCTTGTAAATAGCAAAATTATAATCCTTGGCACTGCTTCAGTGTGACGTATTTTGATAATAGCAGGCCGACTTACTCAGCTAAGGAACTACCCGATGAAAGAAATTTCACAATCCTCTCCTGTATGCAGTTATAACGAATGGGATCCATTAGAAGAGGTTATCGTAGGGAGCATTGAGGGGGTTTCTATCCCAGCGCTAACTCACGAGATGAAAGCTTTTATTAGAAAGGAATATTGGGATTTTTATCAAAAAAATGCGGGGAAACCCTACCCTTCAGAGATGGTGCAAAAAGCAGCTACTGCTCTGGATAACCTTCAACACGTTTTAGAAAATGAAGGTATAACGGTCCGCCGTCCAGGTCCAATAGACTTTGGCTCAATGGTTGCAAAAACACCGTATTTCGCCGCATCTGGATTTTGTAATGCAGATGTTCGCGATGTTCTTCTTGTCGTAGGTGATCAAATTATTGAAGCGCCGATGTCGCAGCGTTGCCGCTATTTTGAATATCTTCGCTATCGTCCATTAATTATGGAATATTGGAAGAAAGGTGCGAAATGGACTGCTGCCCCTAAATCGGGGATGCCTGACGCACTTTACGATTGGGATTACCCTGAAGATGATATGTCTTGGTTTCGCGGTGAATCCGGGGTTCCTGCTACTGTTGGCCCGCTAGTTGGTCGTTTTATTACAACCGAAGCAGAACCTTGTTTTGATGCCGCAGACTTCACGCGTTTTGGCCGGGATATACTCGCACAACGTAGCCAAGTGACGAATGAACTCGGGATCCAATGGGTGGAACGTCACCTAGCGCCTGAATATCGTATTCATCGGGTAAAATTTCACGATCCCGGTCCGGTGCACATGGATGCCACTTGGGTACCGATTGGTGAGGGGAAAGTTCTTTCCTGTCCCGACCGTCCCTGCCTATCCCCAGATATCCTTGATATGTTCAAACGAGGCGGTTGGGAAATTTTTTATCCACCTAGAGGAGTAGCTAAAGCAGAATTTCATATGTCGAGTAGTTGGCTTTCTATGAATATTTTGATGCTTGACTCCCAGAGAGTGATTGTTGAGGCATCTGAACAGCCAACTATCGATTTTTTCCGGAGTATTGGTATTCAGCCTATCCCAGTAGATTTTAAAGATCACTATGTTTTTGGTGGTGGTATCCATTGTGCGACCAGTGATATACGCCGAAAAGGCCCATTGAAATCATATTTTTAGCCTTTAATTGTGCCGATGAGCACCAATCGTTAGGTCACAACTGTATGAAGATATTAATAATCAAGGATTAAGTCTAGCGATGAGTAATTCCTCCAACACACAAAGCCAATCAGTTAGTGGTGTCTATTCACTGTCATCGGCCGGTTATTTAGAAATAGATAAAGTTGGCCCAAAAGCAAAATCACTTGGGATACTTAGATTAAATGGAATTAAGGTTACGAATGGATTTGTTATTACTGCAGATGAATATTTATCATTTATAAAGTCAACTCATTTGGATGAGATGGCAATATTGGCCACAATGCAAGGAAAGGTCAGTGTAGCAAGCTTGCTTGAGATTAAAAATACAATAATGGAGGGTGATATACACGATGACTTATTGGATGAAATCGTAGAGCATGCTCGCTCTTTGGATGGGAAAAATGGATTTATCGTCAGATCCAGTGCCGTATCTGAAGATGGTGAAAGAGAATCTTCGGCAGGTTTGTACGACAGTTATGTATGTGCAACTTTAGAAGATTTACCCATGAAAATAAAATCATGTTGGGCTTCAATATTTAATGAAAATGCAGTTTATTATTTAAACAATAGAATGCCTAATACCATTCAACGTATGTCCGTCATTGTTCAGGAACTCATAATACCTGATGTTTCTGGTGTTATTTTTTCTGCCGATCCTGTATCTGGTAATAAAGATAAAATTATTATCGAAGTGGTTAAAGGTTCTTGCGAGAATCTGGTTTCAGGCAGTGACACACCAGATAGATATGTTATTGATAAAAGAGAACATAACATTTTAGAAAGATATTTAACGCAACCTGGTATCGCGCAGATTAGTGTTAATATTTTGAAAAACCTTGCTAATTTAGCATCCCAAATTGAAAAAATAATGGTTATTGATAGCTTGGATTTAGAATGGGGAGTACACGAAGGTGTGATCTATATTTTCCAGTCCAGACCAATAACGACCTTAGCAATGAAAAGTTCGATGATGGCAGTCACGAATGAAAAGATATATCACCCATGGTGGTCAGATTGTGAACCTTGCTGGAGAACTGATGCGCGAAACTGGGCAATAAATAATAGGAATGACATTGCCTGGAATGGCATATGTAACTTTTTTTTGTATGTCGAAAAGGGAATGACCCACGCTTATCTTTCAGATGCAGACGTGAAAAAACAAATCATGGAAGGAAAATTCTTTTTTGATGAGGGTAATATTCTTATTCAAGAGTCAATACTTGAAAACTTGTTAGCCTCATTTTCTAACTTTAAAGAACAAACTGCGAAATTAAAGTTTGAACAAATGAGTCGTATTGAACTATCTGATTTTTTCTATACAGCTATGGATTTGTACGGTGTACTAACGAGTCATTATCGTTCCACTGGGAATGAGTTTACTGCCTTGTTTGGAGAGGATATCAATTACTATCTTAATAGTCAGGAGATTGAACAACTGGATAAATGGCTTTCTCATGAGGCACTGGTTGACGAATCTCGTGATTTTCGAGCGCTATGTAATGAAGAATCCATGGTCAATGCAAAGAGTATAAGGAATCATCTTGAGAATTATCCATGGCTGGTGATAAATCATTATACTTATAATGATGCCTGTGATTCTTTATTAGACCGGATTGAAAAAAACACTCACCTTACTCAGTTAACGCATCCCATAGCAGTTCATACTCCGCCAGACTGTATTGATAAGTTGCCAGCTAATCATTTCAAAACATATAGGTTAATTAAAAAATTTAGAAATGAGATAAAGCAGTGTTGGGCAAGCTTTGATTATATTTTGATTCCATTCTTTATGAAAGTAAGTGAGTTAACAGAAGAAGATATCAAGGATATTAATCAGTACTATCTTATGAGTGAAATAACAAGTCTAATTAATGATAAGAAGAAGTTGTCGTTGCAAGAAAAAAATAGCAGACATGAAAAAATGATCTTTATTTTTTCAGATGGTGCCAGTCGCATAGAATGCGGTGACTTAGCATCCGATGAATACAATAAATTATATACCAATAAATCAACAGAATTGAACGGAAGTGTCGCTTGTCGAGGTGAGAAAAATACAATACAGGGTGAGGCTGTCGTTTTACGTTGTAATGATGCCCTGAGTCTTAAAGAAGCACGACAGGCGGTGATGACACCAGGGAAAATAATTATAACGTCTATGACACAATTTAACGCCTTGGACGTTATTGTCAAATCAGTTGGTATTGTAACCGATGAGGGGGGAGTATTAAGTCATGCGGCTATTATTGCAAGAGAATATGGCATTCCTTGCATTGTCGGCACAGGGTCATCAACTCAAAGAATAAAAACTGGAGATCAAGTAATTATGAATCTTGATAGTGGTGACGTGAGTATTGTGGATTGATTTTCATCATTGAAAACAATGAATCTAAGTCTATTTTTCCGCGAGAATTACCATATAAGTATTTAAGTCAACAGATAATGTGATGTTGATTATGGATAATTAAACGAAAATGATACTGTTGCCATTGATTATTTTTAATAAAAATTTTATTTAGGGAGACGTTAATGAGTCGCGATTTTTTTATATCTCTATGCTCAGCAATATTCGTTTTAGCACTGACAACGACTGAGCTTCAAGCAGTCAATGTGATCGTCGCGTATCAGACTGAAGCTGAACCCGCAAAGGTTGCCCAGGCGGAAAACAGCTTTAGCAAAATGTCGGGGGCTACAGTGGATTGGCGTAAGTTCGATAGTGGCTCGGCTGTGCTACGTGCACTTGCCTCCGGCGATGTACAAATTGGTAATCTTGGCTCCAGTCCATTAGCTGTTGGTGCCAGTCAAAAACTGCCCATTGAAGTGTTTCTTATTGCCTCGCAGTTAGGTGCATCCGAAGCGTTGGTGGTGAGAAAATCAATCAATACTCCCCAAGATCTCATCGGTAAACGAATTGCTGTGCCGTTCATTTCTACCCCGCATTACAGTTTATTGTCTGCCCTCCAACATTGGGGGATTGAGCAACAAGATGTTCAGATCCTGAACATGCAACCCGCTGCGATTTCAGCAGCATGGCAGCGAGGAGATATTGATGGAGCTTATGTCTGGGCCCCAGTGGTCAATGAACTCGCCAAGACCGGAAAAATCTTGACTGACTCAGAACAAGTTGGACTTTGGGGCGCGCCAACGCTGGATGTCTGGGTTGTACGTAAGGATTTTGCAGAGAGTCATCCCGACGTGGTAACCGCTTTTGTTAGGAGTACATTAGCAGCACAGAAAGCCTATTTAGCGGCCCCTGAAGCATGGCTGGAGGATAAACTCAATATCAGCATACTGGCGCGACTGAGTGGAGCAAGCGAAGCCCAAGTGCCAGGGTTGGTCAAAGGGAGTCGCTACCTCCCATTGGCAGAGCAGATTATACAGTTAGGTAAACCGGTCGAAAAAAACATCCAAGATACAGCTAAGTTCCTGCAAAAAGAGGGAAAGATATCTCAGGTTGAGAGCGATTATAGCGCCTTTGTCACCAACCGCTTTGTGCTACAGGCTCAGGTTACGCCGAAGTAATTAAGGACGCAGCATGCTGAATGTTAACCATATTAGTGCGAAGTACAATGGGCTGAAAGTTCTGGATGACGTGTCGTTGCAAATTAGTCATGGAGAACTGCTCGTCGTACTAGGGCCGTCTGGCTGTGGGAAAACGACACTACTGAACTTGATTGCTGGTTTTATTACCCCTTCTGCGGGGGATATTACTCTCGATGGCGTCCGGATCAAATCACCAGGAGCTGAACGGTGCGTCGTTTTCCAGTCTGAAGGTTTGCTACCCTGGCGTAATGTTTTAAATAATGTGGGATTTGGGCTGCAACTTGCAGGGATAAATAAAACACAACGCGACACGATTTCACGGAAAATATTAAAACAGGTGGGTTTGGCAGATTTCGAAAACTATTTTATATGGCAACTTTCCGGAGGTATGCGTCAGCGTGTCGGTATTGCTCGCGCCTTGGCTGCAAATCCGCGAATGTTATTACTGGATGAACCGTTCGGCGCACTTGATGCATTCACCCGCGAACAGATGCAAGAGTTACTATTAAAAATTTGGCGCGATACAGGTAAACAGATATTACTCATTACCCATGATATTGAAGAAGCTATTTTTCTGGCCAGCAAACTTCTATTACTTTCCCCAGGGCCGGGGCAAGTAGTGGAAAGTTTGTCGCTTGATTTTGGCCGCCGTTACGCGAGTGGCGAAGCCTGCCGCACCATAAAGTCTGATCCAGAATTTATTAGCAAACGTGAATATGTTCTCAGCAAATTTTTTGAGCAACGTGAAGGGTTATTATGAAACGGAATTGTAGTCTGAAAAATAGAGCCGCTGGGAAAGGGGAGCGAACAAAATACGGGTGTATTTCGCTTAATCTATTGATCAGCAGTGCTACGTTGTTGGCGGTTTTGATTATTTGGTGGGCAGCAACAGTGCAAGAGCTAATAAATCCTCTGTTTCTGCCTTCACCGCAGCAAGTGCTAAATCAGCTGATGGTTATTGCCAGTCCGCAAGGCTTTATGAATGCAACGTTATGGCAACATTTGTCCGCCAGCTTAGGGCGTATTTTGGTCGCATTATTTGCCGCTGTGAGCATAGGAATTCCTGTAGGGATTGCTATGGGTATCAACAGCCGTTTGCGGGCCGTACTGGATCCGTTGATTGAAATCTATCGTCCTATTCCCCCGCTGGCATATTTGCCATTGATGGTGATTTGGTTTGGTATTGGAGAAACTTCAAAAATTCTATTGATTTACTTGGCTATTTTTGCACCGGTTACACTTGCAACAGTGGTAGGTGTCCGCAGTATTGAGCAAGTAAAAGTCCGTGCTGCTCAAGCTCTAGGGGCAACGCGGTGGCAAGTGTTGCGCTTTGTGGTGCTCCCCAATGCGCTACCCGCAATTCTCACGGGGATTCGTATTGGCTTGGGAGTCGGCTGGTCGACACTGGTTGCAGCAGAGCTGATCGCCGCGACCAGAGGTTTGGGTTTCATGGTCCAATCGGCTAGTGAGTTCCTTGCTACAGATGTAGTCATTGCAGGTATCATCGTGATTGCTTTGGTCGCCGCAGGATTAGAGCTAGGGCTGCGCGCATTGCAACGAAAAATAACGCCATGGTATGAGCAAGTAGGATAATGATTTTTTTAGTGGGCTAGAACCCGACAAATAAAGACTAAGTATTAAATCCGTGCATGTACACGGATTTAATATCAAATTTATATTACTTATTAGCGGCTTCGATTAGTTTTTTATAGCTATCGATAAGTTCGGAACCATGTATTGGTGAGTCATGACCACCGACAACTGTCTTTATATCGAGATTTAAATTTTTAAGTTTCTGTAAGGTCTTAGGGTACTCCTTTATATTAGCAGAGGCCAAATTACCTAATTTCTCTTTAATTATGCAATTTCCATATAAGGTTTTTTCCTTCGGAAAATAAACAAATATTCCGTCAGGAGTATGAGATTCACCTGTGTAGATAGCTTTTATCTCGCCATTTTGTAGTTCAAAGTTATTATCAAAAGTCTTTGTCGGCAAAACAAGGGGAATATCAGGGAAGCCATCGTACCCTTTACGGGTAGTCTCAAGAATATCTTGCCAATGTTTTTCCATTAAATTATACGTCATTTTGGTAGAAATCAATTCAGCACCAATACTTTTCCAATATAAATTACCACCGGCCCTGTCCGTATGATAATTGGTATTGATAACTTCAGCGATGGGTTTTTTACTTATTTTTTTGATTTGCGCATCTAATTCTTTAGCTGTATCCGGTGTCCAGGTGGCACCAATAACGGTAATATAGTCTTTACCAATGTAAACCATGGAGTTTTCTCTGTAATAATAGTCGTCCTCGACAACATAAAGATTATCACTTAATTTTACCAATGCTATTTTAGATGCATAAGCACCTTGAGTTACAGTGAATAAAACAAAAAATTGTAATATTGTTTTTAACATGAAAATTTATCCTGGTGAGCTTAATTTTAAGGTTTTTATTATATCTGCATCATGCTCTCATCATTTCATCAAAAATCACTTTGTTTATATTTCGTTTAAAATTTAAATTTTTATTGTAGGGCCATTAACTATTTAATGTAGGGCGTTTCTTTATTTTAGGTGGAATATGGTTATTCTTGATGCTTAGGCTTGATATCGACCTAGGATAGATCAATATTTTTGCCTAAGTATCGCCAGTTTAACTCTGTGCTATTTAGATAAATTTGTATGACATATAATCAGAGATCAAAAACTCGCATGGCATTTTTCCAATAAATTTTATCCCTATCCTCATTTGAGATTGGAGTTGAATCCATAAATACCACGGCTTCCATTGCCGACTCATGTGGATAGTCTGCAGCAAATAAAATTGAATCCGCGCCAAGTTCAGTCAGGCAGAGCTGCAAAGCAGCATCAGAATACATGCCACTGGTGGTAATAACAAAATGTAATCGAAAGTATTCGCTAGGTAATTTTCTCATTTTACGAACAGCACCAATGCTGACCTGAAGTTTATAGCGATTATCAATGCGCTGTAGCCAGAACGGTAAACCTTCACCTAAATGCCCTAATATAATTTTAAGCTTGGGTAATTTATCAAATATCCCACTCATTATTAGGCGCAATGCATGTAACCCGGTTTCTGCGGCGAAACCCCATCCAGCAAAATAAAGTCCATAGTCAAGATACGGGGCTATCATACTGGGAGAAGGCTCTCTCGGATGAAGATAAATCGGTAATCCCAGTGATTCACAACTTTCTAATATTGGTAAGTACTTTTCTGCATCTAGATATTCCCCCATTGTGTGAGAATTAATTATGACACCTTTCAAACCTAAACGTTTACAACGTGCTAATTCTATTACTGCCGCGTTAGGGTCCTGAGGGGCAATGGCCGCTAACCCAGCAAACCGGGTTGGAAAAGCCTTAATTGCATCGCTTAATATATCATTCGCATGGTGTGCCAGCATTGTGCCCAGAGTGGGTTCAAAAATTTGGACTCCTGGTGAGCATAGAGAGAGTATTTGCATATCAATTCCAGCAGAATTCATATCAGCAATTCTTTCCGTACCCATATTCAATAATCTATCTTGTACTTCTTTCGTGCTTGGCGTCGCTTTTAGGTAGGTTTTCCCCATCATACGAAAGCCTGGCTCAACATTATCTCTGCTTAAGTAATTGTCCCATTCAGTGACAATATCTGAAGTAATAAATGCTTCCTCTACCGCTATTATTTTGTTTTTCATGTAATTAGCTTAATTTTATAGATATGGATAAATATTGGGTTTAGACCCAATATCCTGCACTAATCTCTGTACTAAAACCGGGGCCAAATGCCAGCATAAATCCTTGTTGGCCAGGTAATGGTCGTCCATTTTCAAAAAACCTATTCAGTACATCAAATACAGCAGCACTTGAAAGGTTGCCGTTTTCTGATAAAGACTCTCTGCTATTTATTATGCTTTTCTCTTCAAGGGAAAAACCGTTAGCCAGTTCATCTAAAATTCGTTTCCCACCAGTATGAAAGACGTGAAAATCCATTTCATTTGCTTCTTTCTGATATGTTGATTTTAAAAATTGTGTTACCTCAGGGAGGACTAGCTTAATTGACGACATCACTTTTTTATTCAGCCTGAAGTAAAACCCAGCGTCTTTTATGTCATAATAAATATAATCTTCCGTGTTCCTCAACATAAATGAATGTGTTGCTGTAATAGCGAATCCTTTCCCTCCTTTCCCTCGAACAACACTGGCAGTTGCCGCATCCCCAAAAAGAGACGCGGAAATTAGAGAGGATAGCAAGGCATCTTCTGCATGAAATAATAAAGAGCACAGCTCGACATTAACAATGAGTACATTATTTCCAGAGTGTGCATTGCAGTGATCTACCGCAAGATTGACCGCAGCAGTTCCAGCTGAACAGCCTAGTTGAGAAATGGGTACCTGCCGTGTTTTGGCAGAAAGACCGAGATCGTTAATCAACATAGTCGTTAATGATGGCATCAAAAAGCCTGTGCATGATGTGGCAATAACCATATCGATCTCATTTATTTCCAGCTCAGCGTTTTTAATGGCTTGTACAGCTGCTTTTTTCGCAAGTTGGCGTGCAAATTTAAGATATAAAGAGTTTCTTTGTTCTAAACCCAAATCAGAAAT comes from Yersinia mollaretii ATCC 43969 and encodes:
- a CDS encoding type III polyketide synthase — translated: MNNISVPTICKPAIILPEYSVTQAEIIEFIKVHFPNANALPKAIKMISNNQVLKRNFIRPLKEIISDLGLEQRNSLYLKFARQLAKKAAVQAIKNAELEINEIDMVIATSCTGFLMPSLTTMLINDLGLSAKTRQVPISQLGCSAGTAAVNLAVDHCNAHSGNNVLIVNVELCSLLFHAEDALLSSLISASLFGDAATASVVRGKGGKGFAITATHSFMLRNTEDYIYYDIKDAGFYFRLNKKVMSSIKLVLPEVTQFLKSTYQKEANEMDFHVFHTGGKRILDELANGFSLEEKSIINSRESLSENGNLSSAAVFDVLNRFFENGRPLPGQQGFMLAFGPGFSTEISAGYWV
- the tauA gene encoding taurine ABC transporter substrate-binding protein; translation: MSRDFFISLCSAIFVLALTTTELQAVNVIVAYQTEAEPAKVAQAENSFSKMSGATVDWRKFDSGSAVLRALASGDVQIGNLGSSPLAVGASQKLPIEVFLIASQLGASEALVVRKSINTPQDLIGKRIAVPFISTPHYSLLSALQHWGIEQQDVQILNMQPAAISAAWQRGDIDGAYVWAPVVNELAKTGKILTDSEQVGLWGAPTLDVWVVRKDFAESHPDVVTAFVRSTLAAQKAYLAAPEAWLEDKLNISILARLSGASEAQVPGLVKGSRYLPLAEQIIQLGKPVEKNIQDTAKFLQKEGKISQVESDYSAFVTNRFVLQAQVTPK
- the tauB gene encoding taurine ABC transporter ATP-binding subunit, giving the protein MLNVNHISAKYNGLKVLDDVSLQISHGELLVVLGPSGCGKTTLLNLIAGFITPSAGDITLDGVRIKSPGAERCVVFQSEGLLPWRNVLNNVGFGLQLAGINKTQRDTISRKILKQVGLADFENYFIWQLSGGMRQRVGIARALAANPRMLLLDEPFGALDAFTREQMQELLLKIWRDTGKQILLITHDIEEAIFLASKLLLLSPGPGQVVESLSLDFGRRYASGEACRTIKSDPEFISKREYVLSKFFEQREGLL
- a CDS encoding amidohydrolase family protein, whose translation is MKNKIIAVEEAFITSDIVTEWDNYLSRDNVEPGFRMMGKTYLKATPSTKEVQDRLLNMGTERIADMNSAGIDMQILSLCSPGVQIFEPTLGTMLAHHANDILSDAIKAFPTRFAGLAAIAPQDPNAAVIELARCKRLGLKGVIINSHTMGEYLDAEKYLPILESCESLGLPIYLHPREPSPSMIAPYLDYGLYFAGWGFAAETGLHALRLIMSGIFDKLPKLKIILGHLGEGLPFWLQRIDNRYKLQVSIGAVRKMRKLPSEYFRLHFVITTSGMYSDAALQLCLTELGADSILFAADYPHESAMEAVVFMDSTPISNEDRDKIYWKNAMRVFDL
- the tauC gene encoding taurine ABC transporter permease TauC; amino-acid sequence: MKRNCSLKNRAAGKGERTKYGCISLNLLISSATLLAVLIIWWAATVQELINPLFLPSPQQVLNQLMVIASPQGFMNATLWQHLSASLGRILVALFAAVSIGIPVGIAMGINSRLRAVLDPLIEIYRPIPPLAYLPLMVIWFGIGETSKILLIYLAIFAPVTLATVVGVRSIEQVKVRAAQALGATRWQVLRFVVLPNALPAILTGIRIGLGVGWSTLVAAELIAATRGLGFMVQSASEFLATDVVIAGIIVIALVAAGLELGLRALQRKITPWYEQVG
- a CDS encoding PEP/pyruvate-binding domain-containing protein; amino-acid sequence: MSNSSNTQSQSVSGVYSLSSAGYLEIDKVGPKAKSLGILRLNGIKVTNGFVITADEYLSFIKSTHLDEMAILATMQGKVSVASLLEIKNTIMEGDIHDDLLDEIVEHARSLDGKNGFIVRSSAVSEDGERESSAGLYDSYVCATLEDLPMKIKSCWASIFNENAVYYLNNRMPNTIQRMSVIVQELIIPDVSGVIFSADPVSGNKDKIIIEVVKGSCENLVSGSDTPDRYVIDKREHNILERYLTQPGIAQISVNILKNLANLASQIEKIMVIDSLDLEWGVHEGVIYIFQSRPITTLAMKSSMMAVTNEKIYHPWWSDCEPCWRTDARNWAINNRNDIAWNGICNFFLYVEKGMTHAYLSDADVKKQIMEGKFFFDEGNILIQESILENLLASFSNFKEQTAKLKFEQMSRIELSDFFYTAMDLYGVLTSHYRSTGNEFTALFGEDINYYLNSQEIEQLDKWLSHEALVDESRDFRALCNEESMVNAKSIRNHLENYPWLVINHYTYNDACDSLLDRIEKNTHLTQLTHPIAVHTPPDCIDKLPANHFKTYRLIKKFRNEIKQCWASFDYILIPFFMKVSELTEEDIKDINQYYLMSEITSLINDKKKLSLQEKNSRHEKMIFIFSDGASRIECGDLASDEYNKLYTNKSTELNGSVACRGEKNTIQGEAVVLRCNDALSLKEARQAVMTPGKIIITSMTQFNALDVIVKSVGIVTDEGGVLSHAAIIAREYGIPCIVGTGSSTQRIKTGDQVIMNLDSGDVSIVD
- a CDS encoding subclass B2 metallo-beta-lactamase YEM-1, with translation MLKTILQFFVLFTVTQGAYASKIALVKLSDNLYVVEDDYYYRENSMVYIGKDYITVIGATWTPDTAKELDAQIKKISKKPIAEVINTNYHTDRAGGNLYWKSIGAELISTKMTYNLMEKHWQDILETTRKGYDGFPDIPLVLPTKTFDNNFELQNGEIKAIYTGESHTPDGIFVYFPKEKTLYGNCIIKEKLGNLASANIKEYPKTLQKLKNLNLDIKTVVGGHDSPIHGSELIDSYKKLIEAANK
- a CDS encoding ABC transporter permease codes for the protein MHNIVKSMFDEIAAMMSGHVMPYHKVAIVVAAVIALLFSLIFSHSTVFEGRIAVIDLDASHYSTELIQKINTSPYIEITQVLNSPVNPEILTSHDRNIGVLYIPKGLEKSLKTGDSTVRLGYFADYSNSAQNAEVLQNLHEYIPELGAEIGAARISSLGLGEAQLEAALSPMLLKSRNLFNPTSSATNSTSIAFVYFFSSLFYGLATLMVIGRLKVTGAWGNAIFNRGPLALMCRMVPYALFYTTGITLVSALLVVFGQLRFEGNYFAYVPTIFMTGLAFGWLALILSWKTQNPGEGASLMTFLVPPGFIMGGATMAVGFMPLWAYYMSYAFPLVWQYRFYRDFAMRGQTLAEMLPTYGAYLIFLTVIAFVLVLLYYRTKKQVEAVN